Sequence from the Chengkuizengella sediminis genome:
TTTGATTTTATGACCTGAATAGGATTTCCGCCAACAAAACTGCCTGCTTCTACATCCTTATGTACAACTGACCCAGCGGCAATCACTGCATGATCCCCAATGGTAACTCCTGGGAGGATGGTTGTATTTGCTCCAATCAATACATTTGAGCCGATATGAACCTCACCTAAACGATATTCATCAATAAGATATTCATGAGCTAAAATGGTTGTATTATATCCAATAATAGAGTTTTCACCAACATGAATTTTTTCTGGAAAAAAAACATCTACCATGACCATTAATGCAAAGGCAGTTTGTTCCCCAACCTTCATCCCTAATATATTTCTATAAATCCAATTTTTCAGCCTTAGAGAAGGGGAGTAGCGTGTAATCTGAATAAATATAAAATTACGAAACCCCTTCCATTTGCTAACCGTTTTATAAATTTGCCATAATGAATTGTTTCCTTGCATAGGGAAACGTTCTGTATTTCTCAAACTAAATTCCTCACTATCTATATTAATACGTGTTCACTGCTGAAAATCAACCTCTAGTATCGTTCAATTGGATCTGAGTACTTTGGAAGGTTCGGATTTTTCATTCTGCGTATGATGATCATAACTATCGCGAACAAAATGAGTAATAAACTAATAAACTGCGCGATTCTAATATTCCCATATGCCATATTCCCTGCATCGCCAAATATCAATGACATTGGAGCCCATAGAATATCCATAAAATCAGCGAAAAATTGAGGACCTGTAAAAGCTAAACTATCCGTACGCAATCCTTCGATGAAGAAACGTCCTAATGAATACCACATAATATAAGTGAAAAACATTTCACCAGACTTCATAAATGGTCTTCTACGCAATACGAATAATAACAATAATCCAGCTAAGTTCCAAATCGATTCATATAAAAACGTAGGGTGATAAAATATACCCTCTATGTACATTTGATTCACAATAAAATCAGGTAGATGAAGTGTATCTCTTAAAAAAGTTTCAGCTACTGGACCACCATGAGCCTCCTGATTCATAAAGTTTCCCCAACGTCCAATCATTTGTCCTAAAATTAAAGATGGTGCACATATATCTGCAATACGCCAAAAACTCACTCGCTTCACTTTAAAATAAATAGCGGCTCCGATGACAGCACCTATGAGAGCCCCATGGATAGCTAGTCCACCATTTTGAATCATGATAATTTCTAACGGGTCGTTTTTATAACTATCCCATTTAAAAGCAACGTAGTATAACCTTGCACCAACGATTGCAGATGGGACTCCAATTAACAGTAAGTCTAAAAAGAAGTCAGGAGACAAATTAAACCTCTTACCTTCTAAAATGGCTAGTAATAAACCCGCTAAAGCTGCACTTCCTAATATAATCCCATACCAATGCACATCAATTGGACCAATTGAAAACAAGACAGGATCAATAACATAAAACATGCAATTTCCTCCTTATATTTCTTTTGAACAACCTCATTTTAAACTAATCAATGTCTTCTTCATCAGCTATCGTTTCAGTTAATTTATTCGTAAATTGCATTGCTGCATTATATCCCATACGTTTTAAACGATAATTCATAGCTGCAACTTCAAGGATAACAGCAAGGTTACGACCTGGCCTAACTGGAATAGTAACAAGAGGAACTTTGGTATCAATAATTTGAGTTGTTTCTTCATCCAAACCTAAACGATCATATTGCTTTTCTTGATTCCATGTTTCCAACTTCACTACAAGTGTTATTTTTTTAATATTTCGAATGGCCCCAGCACCAAATAAGGTCATTACGTTAATAATGCCTACACCACGAATTTCTAACAGATGTTTAATTAAATCAGGAGCACTACCGTATAGATCATTGTCAGCAGTCTGTCTAATTTCAACCGCATCATCAGCAATTAAACGATGACCTCGCTTGACTAATTCTAATGCAGTTTCACTTTTACCAATCCCGCTATGTCCTGTTATTAACATCCCTACTCCATTAACATCTACTAATACACCGTGAATCGTTGTTGTAGGAGCTAATTTATTTTCTAAAAATCCTGTTATTCTGCTAATCAAAATCGTTGTTGAGTAGGAGCTTCTTATGACTGGAATATTTTTCTCTGATGCAATAGCTTCTAATTCTTCTGGAGCTTCCAATTTACGAGTAATAAAAATACAAGGTGTTTCATCTTGACAAATTTCATGCATTCTTTGAAATCTTTCTTCATTACTTAAAGTTTTAAAATAAGTTAATTCTGTCATTCCTAAAATCTGAACACGTTCCTTCGGATAATACGCATAGAATCCTGCCATCACCAACCCTGGCCGCGATATATCTGCAACCGTTATGTATCGATCTAACCCTTCTTGCCCACATACAACTTCCAAGTCTAATTTTTTTACTAATTCTTTTACTTTTACTTTTTTGGGCATATGATTATGTTCTCCTTTTAGACACCCATAATTTATAGAGATTGTTCAAAAAGTCCACTTTTGCCAGCACAGGACGTGCTGGTACTACGTTAGTCACATGGAAGTGACTGGATTTAAGTAGTGATCACGAAGGTGGGGCGAGGAAGTGATTTCGACATCGAATATTGCACTCACATTTGAAGTCCGGTGCTCATGTAACCAATCTCTACACTTGCTTTACCCCAAAAAGTGAAGAAATGCTTTGGAGTATAGTCCTAATACTTTTCGGGGGCCCCGAAAACACTGGCTTCTGATCGCACAATCTTCTCGGTGCTGAAAACTAAACTTTTTGAACACGTACTTATATAATTTCATCGTAATGGAAATGATCTGAAAAAACAAGATATGAACTTCCAATTAACCTTTCCTATACATAAAAGAAAACTCACCGATTGGCGAGCCTCTAAGGAGAAAACAGAGGAGAGTTTAATTTATAAATTTTTAAAGTGTTAAAAAGGCCAGCAACATAAGCTGACCTTTACAGAATTTGAATCAAATCTTAATTTTCAAAAACATTTAATTCAGTATCTTTATCAAAAATATGAATTTTGTTCATATCAAAAGCAAGTTGAATGTTTGATCCTTCTTTAATGTTAGCACGACCATCCACACGAGCAACAAACATCTTATTTCCAAGCCCAGAAAGGTATAAGTTCATTTCATGTCCTAAGTTTTCAGAGACATCAATGTGTGCATTAATAATGCTATTCGGAGATGCTTCTAAGAAAACAGGTTCCTGATGAATATCTTCTGGACGTACACCTAGTATAATATCTTTTAATAAGTAACCTTTTTCACGAAGGGTTTTAGCTTTTCCTTCAGGAATTACAATATCCACACCTTCAGCTGTGAAGTGTACATCTTTTCCTTTTTCATCCAATTTCCCTTCAATAAAGTTCATAGATGGCGAGCCGATAAAACCAGCTACAAACATATTTATAGGATGATGATATACTTGTGTAGGGGAATCTACTTGTTGAACTAAACCATCCTTCATAATAACGATGCGAGTTCCCATTGTCATCGCTTCAGTTTGATCATGTGTTACATAAATAAACGTTGTTTCTAAACGTTTATGCAGTTTTCCAATTTCAGTACGCATTTGTACACGGAGTTTTGCATCAAGATTAGATAAGGGCTCGTCCATTAAAAACACTTGTGGTTCACGAACAATAGCACGACCTAAAGCAACACGTTGACGTTGCCCCCCTGATAACGCTTTTGGTTTACGCTCTAATAAATGCTCAATATCTAAGGTTTTTGCTGCTTCACGAACGCGCTCTTCTATTTCAGCCTTTTTCATTTTACGTAATTTCAAACCAAATGCCATATTTTGATAAACCGTCATATGCGGATACAACGCATAGGATTGGAACACCATTGCAATATCACGATCTTTTGGCGCAACATCATTAACCAATCGATCTCCAATATACAACTCACCTTTAGAAATTTCTTCTAATCCTGCTATCATTCGAAGTGTAGTAGATTTTCCGCAACCAGAAGGACCTACCAGCACCAAAAATTCTTTGTCTGCGATTTCTAAATTAAAATCAGATACAGATGGAGTTTCAGAGTTTGGATATATTTTATAAATGTTTTTTAGACTTAGACCAGCCATGTTAAAATTCCTCCTCGACAATGATTATATCCATAATTGTATCTTAGCAAGATAAAAAAGCCTATGTGCAAGTTGTACAAAATAATTAATGTCGTTTTGTTACTTTATACAACAATAAAGATACCTTTACTAATACCGCCTGATTAAAAACCCTTACATCTAATCCAGTTTCTTGTTTAAACTTATCTAAACGGTAAATTAATGTATTGCGATGGATATATAATTTCTTTGCTGTTTCACTCACATTACAACCTGTATTAAAAAATTGCTCTAAGGTCGTTTTCATTTCTACATCCAAAACAAAATCAACTTGTTTAAATACACGTTCAATAAAATGTCTTCTCGCTTCATCCGGTAATATATCCAATAATGCTTCTAAATATAGATTCCATGGGGAGTATATGTACTCATTTTGACAATAATTTTGACCCAACTCCATAATTTCTCTTAATTGTTTAATAATAAGTAACACTGATTCACTTGGCACTATAGGATAATGTATTGCAATATGACATTTACCCACCCACTCACTCAACAACATCTCATATAAACTAGAACTAAAAACTTGTAAAGAATCCTCCATTTCTTGTTCTATGTCCTTACCCTGCTCTTCTATTTCCTCTTCTATTAAATCTAGAGAACATAATAATAAGTATTCTTTATTGGAAAGAGGGACAAATACAATATGAGAATCATAAAAAGACTGCAATAAACTGAACAATTCTTCATCTGTTCCTATATTTTGGTCTGATACATGCGTTTGTATCAAAATAGGTATATTATTTTTTAATAGTTGAGGCGTTTGTAATAATGATTCAGGCAGTTTCTCATGATCCGAACCGTACTGAAGCTGATTCATAATCCAATCACGGAGAGTATAGGGTTTTTGTTCCTCACTTGTTAATTCAGTTTGAACCTGATTTGATCGACATGTGTCTATGGCCATTTCAATCAAACTTTTCTCAGAGGGAGTTAAGGATGTTTGGTTTACTGAAAAGGTATAATGATGGTTGCCTTCAGAATATAAGTAAAAATATATTTGATTATTTTCCTCTATAATATTGCCATCAATAAACCACTCGTTTTTATGTAAAACTTCCCATTTAAATTGTATATCTAAGATTTGCTCTAGTTTAGTTTTTATTTCATCCCAATTCATGACATGGACTCCTTAGCATTATATAAACTAATCATTGAAGTGTATTAGAAATACTTCAAATAAACATACTTTAAGTCATTTTATTATACCGTTCAGAATGTAAATATACCAACCTGTATAGGTTCACAAATACTTCTCCAAAACTGCATACAGCTAATTAGATATTCATAAACTATTTAATTGAATTAACATTTTAGATTGCTTAACCTTTATAAATGTTTTATACTGTTAATAATCAAAGTGATAAAGGTGAATTTTATGGAAGACATTACTGCTTTTTATTATAAAAAAATAAAAGCCTCTTCAGACGCTCTAAACTCTATATTTTTAGATGAATATCACAAATTAGTTGATAAAGAAGTGCTTAATCTAACTCCGAAACAAAGTATCTTATTAGATTTGCTAAACAAAAAATCTTTGACAAATAGTGAGATTGCTAAACATTTCTCCATCACACCAAGCGCAGCAACACAACTTATCAATAAACTAGAAAAAAAAGGATATTTAAAAAGAGAAATAAATATAAATAATCGAAGAGAAATCATTGTCCATCTTGACGAAAAAGGAATTGAGTATAATAATTTGATGTCAAAATTCGAATTACATCTCATTCAAAAATATTATTCTAAATTAGATAAAAAGGATTTAGAAAATTTAGTGGATTTACAGGAAAAACTTTATAAAATTGCTATTGAAATTCAAAAAAAAGAGGAAAACTAAATTTTTTTAGCTAATAGTTAAGGAGAGTTAATTATAAAGTTATGTTAACTATTCTATTATTTAAAATTAATAAGAAAGGTTATAGTGTGGATATGTAACGTTTTATTGATTAATAGTTAAGATGTCTTAACTTTATATATAGCTAAACTATTAGTAAGTACAATAATTATGATTGTAGGAGGTTTTAATGTTGATTTTATTAAAAAACAGAGTTTTTCAAATTATTGTTTTAACTGATTTGATTCAACAAAGTGCCATCTGGATTCGAAACATTGCGTTGTTATTTTTTGTGATGGAATTAACTAATAATAATCCGATTTACGTTTCACTTCTAACTGTTATTGAATATGCACCTATTTTTTTATTTTCTTTTATAGGAGGTGCATTAGCAGACCGATGGAATCCTAAAAAAACAATGGTATATGGTGATTTTGCTAGTGCGTTATCTATCTTAATCATTATCTTTTTTGTAACAAACGGAAATTGGCAGGTGATTTTTTTGGCTACACTTGTGTCTAGTATTGTAAGTCAGGTTTCGCAACCCTCATCTTCTATTATGTTTAAAAGACATATTCCTGACGAAATGATTGCACCAGCCATTGGAATCATTCAAAGTTTGCAAGCATTATTTCTCATCATTGGACCCATCATTGGAACATTAATATATAGTTGGTTAGGACTCATTGCTTCTTTAATTTGTATCACAATTGCTTTTCTCGTTTCTACTTTTACTTTATTGTTTCTTCCAAACTCTAAAAAAGAAGAAAAAGATTATTTGCCTTCTAATTTTGTAAAAGAAATGAAGGAAGGCATTCAATATGTGAAAAACTCTAAAAACTTAAGCCTTATTGCGATCGCATTTGTTTTTATTGGATTGGGTGCAGGGATTGTACAGCCGCTCGATGTTTTTATCGTTATTCATCGACTAGGGTTAGAAAAAGAAAGTATTCAATGGTTTTATATGGTGGCTGGTATAGGAATGTTATTTGGAAGTGTAATAGCCTCTATACTAGGTAATAAATTAAATATGAAAACCGTGATTGTAGGTGGATTATGCTTTTTATCCATCTCACTCATCGTTGAAGTTTTGTCTGTTTGGACTATATTAACTGCAACGATGAGATTTTTAACTGGTTTTATATTAGCTATGTGGCAAACCATACTAGGCATGGTCATTATAAAAATGGTGGATGAAAAATTCGTTGGGAGAACAAATGGTATTTTGACCCCATTGTTCATCGGAGGAATATTGCTGGGATCAACTGTGGCAGGACCATTAGTAACATTCACATCACTAATAACTGCCTTTGTAATCTCTGCAATTATCATTTTCGTTGGTGCAATCATCAGTACGAAACTTGAATTAAAAGAAACTCAAAAAACGTTTAAAAATAATACTCAATTTGGAATAGAAGACAATGGATAAACTAAGTTTCACCCTTTATACTGTTACAAAACTACAAAAACGATAAGAAAATGTAAAAAAGACTCTCAGATAGTAATGAAAGTCTTTTTTAATTCAATACAATTTCTGAATTACTCATTCCTTGCGTATGTTACATTGTTAAAAAAGCTAAAAGAATAAACCGCTGCAATTCCTACAATGACATATATTGTTCGGGAAAGACCTGAATCCATTCCACCAAAGAGACCTCCAACTAGGTCCCATTGAAAAAGCCCAAATAACAACCAATTTAATCCACCTATAATAACTAAAAGTAACGCAATCACGTTTAGTGTTTTCATGAAAAAGTACCTCCTGACATTTCGAGAAAATTTTCAATCATTTAGTATGATACCCATTAAATGTAATATTATTATGTACCATGAAAAACCTGCTTAAAAAAGCAGGCTTAGAAAATTACAATTACAAATAAGGTAAGGTAAATCTTAATTTTCCATCTTAATCTTGAGAAATTTTGTTGAAAAAAGACAATGAATAAATCGCGGCTAATCCAACAATAATGTATACAATTTTAGAGAATATTGAATCCATGCCTCCAAACAATTCAGCAACTAGATCCCACTCAAAGATACCAACTAACAACCAATTCAAACCACCAATAATTACAAGCAACAGAGCAATTACATTACAAGTTTTCATAGGTAATCCCCTCCTATTCATCCTTTTAATGAATTTACTTTCACTACCATGTATATTGGTATATTGAACGGAATATTTCACTTTTTCAAATTAATTCTCTATACCTTATATATTAGTGTTCAATTACCAAATTTCCTATCACTAATAATCATGTTTCCAAATGCGGTCATCACCATCAAAAGGCATAGAGGAAAAGTACTCCCTTATATAAACTTTTCTATCCGCTCCACCATTACTATTTTTTCCTGCCACTAAACCTGCACCACTCACCATACCAATAATAAAAATTAATAATGTACTCAATTTAAATCTCTCCTTATTTTTCATTTTTATGTCGCTGCAGCTATTTTAATTTTACGTTGCTGAAGCTGTTTTCCTCTTTCCTTGCTGCATTTGATACATTTGATAATAATTACTTCTATTTTTCATTAATTGTTCATGACTTCCTTTTTCTAAAATCTCACCATGATCTAACACAATGATTTGATCCGCATTTCTAATTGTAGAAAGGCGATGTGCAATAATAAAAGTCGTTCTTCCTTTCTTCAGTACGTCTAATGCATTTTGTATAATCGCTTCTGTTTCTGTATCAATATTTGCAGTAGCTTCATCTAATATCAGAATCGCTGGATTAAATGCCAACGCTCTTGCAAAGGAAATGAGTTGACGTTGACCCGCAGATAACGTACTTCCTTTCTCAATTACTGGTTCGTCATAACCTTTTGCTAGATTTTTTATTAATTGATCTGCACCAACATCTTGTAATGCTTTTTCAACCTTTGCTCGATCTATAGATGGATCATTCAAACTTACATTAGATGCAATCGTACCTGTGAAAAGAAACGGTTCCTGTAATACAATGGCCATATGCTGTCTAATAAACTGTTTTGGAAGCTCAGATATATCTTGACTATCAATTTTGATTTTCCCTTTCTGAATATCATAATAACGTAATAACAAATTCATAATTGAACTTTTCCCAGAGCCTGTGTGTCCTACAAGTGCAATTGTTTCTCCAGGTTTTGCTTCAAATGAGATGTTACTCAACACATAATCTTCATCTTTATAAGCAAATGACACTTGGTCAAAAGCGACATGACCACGATATCTTTCCATTTGACCATCAGAGAATGTTTCTCCTTTTTCATCTAATAGTTGAAATACTCGTTGACTTGAAACAATGGCTTCCTCCATATGACCCAATTGGTTCACTACCCCAGTAATAGGTTGGAACAAACGGTTTAAATAATCAACAAAAGCATACAAAGCTCCTACTGAAATAACCGTACCAACTCCTAATGAAGCACCTCCAAAGTACCAAATTATTGCTACATATGAGCCGTTTCTTAATAGGTTAACTAAGTTATGAGATGTGAATGAGTTTAAATTCAATAATTTGTTTTGATGTTTAAAATATTCCTCATTTAAAAATTCAAATTCCTCTGTTGTTTCCTTTTGTCTACGAAATGCTCTTATAATGGCCATCCCTTGTATTGATTCATTAATCATTCCATTAATTTCACTCAATCTAGATTTAATGACGTGGTTATACTTAGATGCAAATTTTCGATATACAACAATCCAAATCATCAATATTGGAATAACAATTAAAGTAATAAAAGCAAGTTTATGATCTAAAATAAATACAAAACCAAATATCCCAATCATATATACAGCACTTGTAAAAAAGCTCGCTAATACATTCACAAACAACTCTTTAATTGATTCAGTATCATTCGTTACTCTAGATACAATTTTACCAGCAGGTCGATGATCAAAATATTGAACTGGTAGCTTTTGA
This genomic interval carries:
- a CDS encoding ABC transporter transmembrane domain-containing protein, with product MSTGKRLFAYALKFKKTIILALLMLSVAVVAELSGPLIAKQMIDKHILGIEYQWYETSVKDEYSVQYEGHWYKRSDHFEGIEEKGSEIRVLQVERDYYFIPESILFDGSRSVENNTLTITKGEEITTYPAAKLTAAQLFQFYKPETKSLIQLSGIYMVLILISALFHYGQTFFLQKSANQIIQKMRSDVFEHIQKLPVQYFDHRPAGKIVSRVTNDTESIKELFVNVLASFFTSAVYMIGIFGFVFILDHKLAFITLIVIPILMIWIVVYRKFASKYNHVIKSRLSEINGMINESIQGMAIIRAFRRQKETTEEFEFLNEEYFKHQNKLLNLNSFTSHNLVNLLRNGSYVAIIWYFGGASLGVGTVISVGALYAFVDYLNRLFQPITGVVNQLGHMEEAIVSSQRVFQLLDEKGETFSDGQMERYRGHVAFDQVSFAYKDEDYVLSNISFEAKPGETIALVGHTGSGKSSIMNLLLRYYDIQKGKIKIDSQDISELPKQFIRQHMAIVLQEPFLFTGTIASNVSLNDPSIDRAKVEKALQDVGADQLIKNLAKGYDEPVIEKGSTLSAGQRQLISFARALAFNPAILILDEATANIDTETEAIIQNALDVLKKGRTTFIIAHRLSTIRNADQIIVLDHGEILEKGSHEQLMKNRSNYYQMYQMQQGKRKTASAT
- the lgt gene encoding prolipoprotein diacylglyceryl transferase, which encodes MFYVIDPVLFSIGPIDVHWYGIILGSAALAGLLLAILEGKRFNLSPDFFLDLLLIGVPSAIVGARLYYVAFKWDSYKNDPLEIIMIQNGGLAIHGALIGAVIGAAIYFKVKRVSFWRIADICAPSLILGQMIGRWGNFMNQEAHGGPVAETFLRDTLHLPDFIVNQMYIEGIFYHPTFLYESIWNLAGLLLLFVLRRRPFMKSGEMFFTYIMWYSLGRFFIEGLRTDSLAFTGPQFFADFMDILWAPMSLIFGDAGNMAYGNIRIAQFISLLLILFAIVMIIIRRMKNPNLPKYSDPIERY
- the hprK gene encoding HPr(Ser) kinase/phosphatase → MPKKVKVKELVKKLDLEVVCGQEGLDRYITVADISRPGLVMAGFYAYYPKERVQILGMTELTYFKTLSNEERFQRMHEICQDETPCIFITRKLEAPEELEAIASEKNIPVIRSSYSTTILISRITGFLENKLAPTTTIHGVLVDVNGVGMLITGHSGIGKSETALELVKRGHRLIADDAVEIRQTADNDLYGSAPDLIKHLLEIRGVGIINVMTLFGAGAIRNIKKITLVVKLETWNQEKQYDRLGLDEETTQIIDTKVPLVTIPVRPGRNLAVILEVAAMNYRLKRMGYNAAMQFTNKLTETIADEEDID
- a CDS encoding MFS transporter, encoding MLILLKNRVFQIIVLTDLIQQSAIWIRNIALLFFVMELTNNNPIYVSLLTVIEYAPIFLFSFIGGALADRWNPKKTMVYGDFASALSILIIIFFVTNGNWQVIFLATLVSSIVSQVSQPSSSIMFKRHIPDEMIAPAIGIIQSLQALFLIIGPIIGTLIYSWLGLIASLICITIAFLVSTFTLLFLPNSKKEEKDYLPSNFVKEMKEGIQYVKNSKNLSLIAIAFVFIGLGAGIVQPLDVFIVIHRLGLEKESIQWFYMVAGIGMLFGSVIASILGNKLNMKTVIVGGLCFLSISLIVEVLSVWTILTATMRFLTGFILAMWQTILGMVIIKMVDEKFVGRTNGILTPLFIGGILLGSTVAGPLVTFTSLITAFVISAIIIFVGAIISTKLELKETQKTFKNNTQFGIEDNG
- a CDS encoding ABC transporter ATP-binding protein: MAGLSLKNIYKIYPNSETPSVSDFNLEIADKEFLVLVGPSGCGKSTTLRMIAGLEEISKGELYIGDRLVNDVAPKDRDIAMVFQSYALYPHMTVYQNMAFGLKLRKMKKAEIEERVREAAKTLDIEHLLERKPKALSGGQRQRVALGRAIVREPQVFLMDEPLSNLDAKLRVQMRTEIGKLHKRLETTFIYVTHDQTEAMTMGTRIVIMKDGLVQQVDSPTQVYHHPINMFVAGFIGSPSMNFIEGKLDEKGKDVHFTAEGVDIVIPEGKAKTLREKGYLLKDIILGVRPEDIHQEPVFLEASPNSIINAHIDVSENLGHEMNLYLSGLGNKMFVARVDGRANIKEGSNIQLAFDMNKIHIFDKDTELNVFEN
- a CDS encoding acyltransferase, with translation MRNTERFPMQGNNSLWQIYKTVSKWKGFRNFIFIQITRYSPSLRLKNWIYRNILGMKVGEQTAFALMVMVDVFFPEKIHVGENSIIGYNTTILAHEYLIDEYRLGEVHIGSNVLIGANTTILPGVTIGDHAVIAAGSVVHKDVEAGSFVGGNPIQVIKSKQ
- a CDS encoding DUF378 domain-containing protein; the encoded protein is MKTLNVIALLLVIIGGLNWLLFGLFQWDLVGGLFGGMDSGLSRTIYVIVGIAAVYSFSFFNNVTYARNE
- a CDS encoding DUF378 domain-containing protein, coding for MKTCNVIALLLVIIGGLNWLLVGIFEWDLVAELFGGMDSIFSKIVYIIVGLAAIYSLSFFNKISQD
- a CDS encoding PucR family transcriptional regulator, coding for MNWDEIKTKLEQILDIQFKWEVLHKNEWFIDGNIIEENNQIYFYLYSEGNHHYTFSVNQTSLTPSEKSLIEMAIDTCRSNQVQTELTSEEQKPYTLRDWIMNQLQYGSDHEKLPESLLQTPQLLKNNIPILIQTHVSDQNIGTDEELFSLLQSFYDSHIVFVPLSNKEYLLLCSLDLIEEEIEEQGKDIEQEMEDSLQVFSSSLYEMLLSEWVGKCHIAIHYPIVPSESVLLIIKQLREIMELGQNYCQNEYIYSPWNLYLEALLDILPDEARRHFIERVFKQVDFVLDVEMKTTLEQFFNTGCNVSETAKKLYIHRNTLIYRLDKFKQETGLDVRVFNQAVLVKVSLLLYKVTKRH
- a CDS encoding MarR family winged helix-turn-helix transcriptional regulator, translating into MEDITAFYYKKIKASSDALNSIFLDEYHKLVDKEVLNLTPKQSILLDLLNKKSLTNSEIAKHFSITPSAATQLINKLEKKGYLKREININNRREIIVHLDEKGIEYNNLMSKFELHLIQKYYSKLDKKDLENLVDLQEKLYKIAIEIQKKEEN